The genomic region gttttcttcagtctgtagaatatgacatggtcatttttccacacattttggctttacaAAATATTGTgccatttacattacatttggtattttgtaacatttcaacattaaatGTTGAGCCATACTTTGACCCCAGGTCAACTTTGGACATGCCTCCCTGTCCccccaaatgtctgtgcacgccactgctaAACTAAAAACCAAACCCTAACCCCTTTCCCTACCCAAATCTAAACCCGCAAAAGCAATTTCAGGGGTGACaacgtgaggaccagccaaaatgtcctcactttcataaaatgtcctcactcctcACTTTAAGTtatttggtcctcacaaagagacccatacatgaacacacacacacctcctcttaCTTTCATCGTCGATGTTCTCCTCGCAGGAGAACCAGATGCCGGTGTGGAACTGGCGGAACAGGAACCGGTCGTCCCCGGTCTCCCAGCTGTAAACCACTTTGTTCGGGTCCGTCTCGTTCACCCCGTAGTCTATACAGTGGTGTGTCCGCAGTTTGCTGCACTTGGGCTTGGGGACTCTCTGCGTGCCCACGCACCAGTAGGTGGTGATGAAGGCGGTGATGGAGAAAAACAGGGCGAAGAAGTTGAGGCTCACCGACAGAAGGGTCCTACATCTGCGAGAGGTCTTCATGGTCCgcgaggagcagcaggaggaagcagcagcagcagcggcggcggtggcggcggcgcgTGGTGGAGGTGCGTAAAGTTCATGGGTGCGCAGTGGAAGAAAAGACGCACGAGCCGCGGCTGCTctccaaacacagcagcatttgGCACAAGGTGCGCAcggacaaacagacacagactcagCTCTGTGACAAAGTGTCACATTTCCGTCATTAGATCGTTTTTCTTCCTCCCCTcgcgcgcacaaacacacacacacacgcgcgcgcgcgcggtGTCCCACGAGCCTCCAGCCAATGGGACGTCACGTTGTCAACGGATTTGACACTCGCAGCTTGACTCAAGattttctccctcctccatcGCTTAATTTATCAGATATACGGCGATTATCAGCCTGTGCgagggtaaaaaaaacccacagtccTTACTACTTATTAAGAGAGAAATCAAGGACAGGAAGCTCAGTGAATTATAGCACTACTCTGCCAAAAAGTTCATTTATTTAGCCTTTATAAACCTTTAAATCTTGATTACAAACAAGACAAGATGCCTAGTTCACAGTAATgtgtgggaaaaacaaacattttagcatatagaatataaaatcgaattgtttttaaatagggACAATACAGAGTTTATAGCTATTGCTAGTTTGCAACTCTTGTCCCTAATTGGGCTTTTACATGAGTATAATTAAGTGAAAAAGTTTGAGCACCCCTGGTCAAAATTTCTGTTAATGTGAACAATTAAGCAAGTGGAAGATGAAATGAAGTTACAGATGCTACATTatacacaaaatcacattttattttcatcttttagattttcaaaataatagaAAAGGGAAAAAGGGCCACAGCAAACGTTTGGGCACCCTGCACCTAGTAGCCCCCATTTTGGCAAGGCAACAGTAGACCCCACCCCAAAACAAAAGATAGGAAAACGCTTGGGCATTAAAAAAATGCGCCCAACGACCGCCCACAGCCGAACGGACTGCTCCAGATAACTGGaaacagaaatataaacatCTTAAGGGGTAACTTCCTGGGACATCCACCCCCAACATCTTTTTATTACCAGCTGACACTGTAAGTGACCCTTTTGTCGGGtggcaaaaatgtgtttcctcttctgtccctgctggcagccatgttaatGAAAATTTGTGTCCAGGTCAAAGGCCGTTGCACAGAAATGTCAGCGCACTCGATGAAACAAAGTCAGCGTTGATAAAGCTGTTGTTATATTTTAGTTTGCTGCGATTATAGCTCAGGGGTTTTGCCTTTTGACAgagtttattctcataatatgacgacttaattctcataatattacaacttaattctcatattacgactttattctcataatatgacAAGttaattctcataatattacgacttaattctcatattacgactttattctcataatatgacAAGttaattctcataatattacgacttaattctcatattacaactttattctcataatattacgactttattcttgaaagattacgactttattctcataatattacgacttaattctcgaaagattacgtcTTAATTCTCGAAAgattgcaactttattctcgaaagattatgattttattctcataatattatgactttattctcgaaagattaaacaaataaattggtaaatttggccctaatactccgccGTACTTTTTAAATCAGCACAAAAGAGCAGTTGTACTTTCTCCGTTAGTCCTCAGTTTCTTTTTTGAAGAGAAGCCAACGTGTTAGCCGTCACTCAGAGTGAGGTCACGCAGGGAACGATGAGATTTCTGTCCAGAGTGACACTGACATTTTGAGCTCGGAACACTGCCACGGGTACGAATGAGTCCACAGCGCTGACGTTCTGCAGTGGCGCTTCTAATCTGAACCGTGCcgacgcacaaacacaaaccatgaGCGTCGTGTGAatgagctaaaaataaaaattgcattTGAGCGTCTTGGCAAACTGTGTTTACGACCCAGGAGTAAATGAGGCCAGATAGACAGAAGTGACATCTCTGTTGCCTCAGCAGATTACCTTCAACTTCAGCCCCGCAGGCTAAGCCACGCTTCTAAATGAGAGTCTGAAAAGTGACAAATCAGGCCAAGTCCCTGCACCACTGTGCCACAGATACTGTGgaacacgctgctgctgctcgtgctgctgctgctgctgctgctgctcgtgctgctgctgctgctgttagtgcAGGTAATTACCACCTCGTTCATGTGCTGTTACAATTACAACACTCCAAATGTAACGTTGTCTATATGTCGTAATATGTGTAActttgaaatataaacaaatgtctcagGGCAGGGCcagcccaagcctttatggggccctacgCTGAATTTGATTGGGGGGCTTCCACCACCCCGGAGTAGCCAGTGGTTGATTCTTATTGCTACAAATGCAACACTATAAACTGTATTAATTGTAGTTGTGTTGTTTGCACCAAACTAGTGTCACTCTTGTTTTAGTAATTGATCTaatctagatttctttaatatgtcaaaaatgttgtttattttcttcactcACTACTGGGGGCCCCTGAAGCAGCTGCTCATAGTTGgcttatgccttgggccggctctgGGAGAGGGAGAAGTGGTAGGTAAGTGTTTTGGTAATCACTCAGGACTCCACAGGGGGCGATAGAGGTCCTCACTTTCTGTTTACCCTCACAGGCATGTGAAACTCTGCtttgagattttatttttacattttacacgtTCTTGTCACATGTCAATTCATTTTCATGATTTCATTCCTACAGGGGTAAGTTGCATCTTTGGTTTATTGACATTCTGTCAGATATTAAACGGAGCATATGTGGTCCAGTCCTCGTTTCCTCTACCCAGAGCATGTGAGACGAGCGGTTACGTATAATATGTCTTATGAACGGCTCCGGCGATGGTTGAACTGAGAGAAGCCCATTGAACACAGCGGGATATCTCCACACGGAACGTAAATCGGCAGCATATTGGACTTGGCCACACTGTGGTCAACACTGCTGATGATGTCcgtgtggatgatgatgatgataggcCGTCTCCCGAGTCTGTGGCAATAACCCGGAGTTAATCCCGCTctcaaatgaacacatttcaaGTCCTTCGCTGCAGTGGTTGCCTCTGGaagtgtcatttattttggaCGTTAGGGACAGCGGTAAGGTCAGGGCAGGTCATGTTTCATTTACTCTCATCTCCAATGGAAGGACCTTTATTGAGAATTTGACCTCACAACTGTGGTTGGTTCAAAACTTATTGTGTGTGTCTCATGCATGTGTCTATCTTGTGTCTgtccgtccatcttctactgctttatcctccacatgccaTTCTCAGCTGAcctttgttccaaccgggtctcAAACCTTGAgtgttcttgctgcaaaggcacaAGCTAACCACTGTAATGCTTTACTACTTCATGCTTTCTAGTTGTTTTAGCAACAGATCATATATCGTAGTTATTCAGCTATAAAAAAGGCCGTTAAGGTCAGTATTCTATTCAAACATGAGTTTCATAGATTTGTTGGTGTCATTAAAAATCAAACTAAGCAGTGCTGTTGTGTCTAAAATGTCTTATTCCATACAATATTGATCCCTTCCTCAGAAAACAGGCATATATTTTAGTCACGGCTCACATTCCGTGACTCCCTAATTATTCTATTTTTCTTTAACTGCTGGAAATCACATCACACATAAGGTGTAATTAATCTATTACCTCCCTGTTGCTGTGGCCGCGCTGCCATGTTAAGCGTTgccagattttctttttattgattcTCAGCAACACTTCGCTGAAGTGTTCTCGTCGTCACCTCGCttttttaacaacacaaacaatccTTAATTagcaactacacacacacacacacacacatagaaaacaCACTTAAACAGTCCAGTCagtcgccgccgccgccgccgccgccgcctcccccaccccacacacacacactgctcagcTCAGACACGTGTGCAGCAGCAAGTCCTCCCCATCTCTGACTGCATATAAAGGGAGAGAGCGTGATTACTGAGCAGCACCAGCTGCGTCCATGAGACACCTTCACACCTGCTCCCTCCTACAGCTGATTGCCAACCACGCCCACCTCCACCTTAACATTTTCCCCCACAGGTTTCTGCTGCACCCTCACTACTATGCATTTGGTTTTAATTCAATTCACACGTAAGAGTGCTGCATGcatgtcttcatcttcagcCTACTTTAATTCTTATAATTAGACCTGGTTGGTTCATAGTACTAGCCATAACGTTCCCTCACTatactatttattatttgatattTGGTGTTcaaatttgtgttattttgccaTCTTTTCTGCCCTCCTgtatcattattactattgtcAGTATGAACATAAAAGATAACAACTGGGAAGACAAAAGTGCTGTGAGCCATGCAGTGGTCGTTGTGTTAAACTGTTAATGTTAGGggtaaataatatttttttttgtgtacataacacacaaatctgacaagaaaagaaatggGAAAAGATCAAGTGCATATATGGACCAACAAGAATATTGTAGGGAAAGTGcattaaagtctttttttgaAAGTATGCGGGGAAAAAAAGTATAAGACATCCATGAAAattctaaaatgtctttttcagaCTTTACCACCATGTTGGCCTAACTTACTGAATGTGCGCGTTTTCCTCGGCATAATAAGAAATGATGTTGCTGTATATGAGTAtttgtgtgttgctttgtctgACGTCCACTGTAGGCTTTCAAATCTATGAAATCTGCAATATGAAGATTATATTATAGGAGGATTATACGTCCCGTGGACACATATTTTAATATACATTCAAACATTGGTTTAAGGCCCGGTAATCCCTCATGACTGAGATGAACAGATATTATCATACGTGTCGTCCAGCAGTACAGCACTGCGAGAGTCGTATGTAACCCTGCTGCGACATATTCTATATAGAAATGTTATGTAAGTTTATCCGGGACAGAGGCCAGAATAGATCTCACTGGCTGCCGGACGAGAACTGATCCGATCGGATTTGATAGGAGACAATAAGACGACACGTTTCCTTACGGCTTTGCCTAAGCCTGGGAATCACATGGGCATCATGAACGGTCACCGACCAAGGAAGAGAAAGTGTAGTCATTTTGCAATGTTCTTTTGTCTCCCTGAACACCGACGAACAGCCGCAGCCTTCACATGCGTAAAGACGCGGCTGAGCATGTAGGCCCCACAgattaaaaatgacaacacGAGATTATTTCCCGCCCTTTTATGAGatcatttcatattcatatagaGTGCAGACGCACGAGATGACGCATCACTTAAAGGATCAGGATCAGAGAGGAGTTTCTGGTGTTTTCGGCATGTCACGAGAGATTAAacgattttatttttttttacatagccTTGAATACCTTAGGAGCATATGTACCTTCGCAGGGAAACATGGCGAGGCCTCTAAGCTcttgacagacacacacacacacacttcatttgtATTTCTAAAGGCAACTTCCGCTCAAAAGCTGCCAAGAGTAGAATTTGCCTCTAAACGCGCGCCTGGATTAGTCGTCATAATCTGTCATTCACTGATCCTCGAAATCATACTGTCTGGGTGCTGTGGAATCAGCTTACAGTGACAGTAGATGGAGTGTGAGTGGTTTTATGATTGGgtttgtgtgctgtgctgtgttgtgctgtgctgGCCTTAGGAAAAGCAGCGACGAATGAGGAAAAAGACAATTGTTTGGGATGGAAGAGCACGGACGATGTGTCACTTAGTGTTGTTGGGACATGACTcccgcacacacgcacacacacacacaaacaaaaatcatgccGTATTACGACAGTGAGACTGAGGCTCATCCTTCTGCcgcacaaacataaacataaacataaaatattatgatTGTATATGTGCATTAGGATTAAAATTATTCCCACTAAAATGGTGGTGGTGAACAGTGTGAGGTCAGACAACAACGACAGAAGCTCTattgggttttcttttttatatatatatatatatatatatatatagatagatagcatTAAGAACTCAGACATGATTTCAATCAGACAACGCTCTCTCCTCGACACAGTGTATTAAAGTTTGATTACAAAGACACTTGGGCGTGAAATACCAGATGGTGAACGACAACAACACGGGATGAGTGGACTAAACCGCcgagtttaaaaacaaatgccaGTGTTCGTCACTGAAAGCAGTCAGTTCAGTCCGTGTGATTGACTTTGGGTTTCTCAGAACATAAACACTCATCATGCTGGGGGAATTTtcttagaaaatattcaaagttATAAGCCACGTAGGATTTCTGGGACATGCCGTCGGCGAAGAgcaataaactgtgtgtgtgtgtgtgtgtgtgtgagaacactCCTCACCCAGCATTAGAAGTACCATTATAATTTATTCATGAGAAATATTCTAGTCATGTTATCTTTAGCTATAGACAAAGCAAACACGTATAAGCGTCTTATTAAACAGCACCTTGCACCGAGTCTGATGCAGCAgatgcacagaaacacatggaaaaacaggtcATTATTAGTCTCATAATTATGCACATCAGAGACgatgtcaaataaaaaataaaagactttgaTATTGCTCTCATGGGGACAGTTAATCGCAGGGGTGTGTCTCGGAGCCGTttcttataaataaaacaaggtAAACAAAGTGGTCTCGTCGGGAATGTGCTATCGTCTCCCTTCTTCTGTTCCTTCAACATCATGcaaatgtcacatgactcaagaaaagaaaaagtcaagCGAGCACATACAGTAGACTCTTCATGGTTTGACTCCTTTACAAAACACAGGTGGGGAGGAAATGTTACGGATCCCGATACATCACGTCAGGAACGTTCTCGCTcattcctttgtgtgtgtgtgtgtgtgtgtgtggggaacaGATGCACGTCTATGCAGAGCTGGAAACTGCCAGCTTCTTCAGGTGGTCCATGAAGACCTGCAGGCTGACGTCGTCAGTGAGGATGGGGGCTCCCGTCTCCTGCAGATACAGAGGAATGGACGTGAATTAGCACTGAATCAAACACAGTTCTTGCTCTCTTAAAGATCTCATTGTCACACGGCCAGAGATGTAAACAGTAGAGTAGGGTGTGGTTACTTCCTTCACTCAGGAAACTCTGATTAatctcactgtgttgttttttttttaaaatcctatCCACTTGGAATCAAGAGGTTAGCTGAATCCAAAACCTGCCAAAAGCTACATGAAAAACAGTAGTAAAGTTGTGGTGGCACCGTACCTGTCCCCAGGCGTAGAGGTTGTTGTGGGTCTGTGATGGGTTGACCTTGGAGAGCAGGAAGCGAGCCTGTGAGCCTCCGTGCTCCGTGTCGATGTAGCGCGGCATGGGGAAGCGCGTCTGCAGGATCTCCTGGGCGTCGTCCAGAGGagcctgcagcagctgtttgaagTTCTCATACTCGGCCATGTCCTGGTAGCCTGCTTTTCGCCACTGGGCTATGGTCTGGAAATAAggatgaggggggaaaatgaGGTGATTATTGGATTCTAAATGGATAGAAGCGGCTCTGGTGGGAGGGTCTGCCGTCTCACCTCTCCATGGTAGATAACCAGCTGGAAGAAAGTGTCCATGAGCAGGATGCGGTCTGGCAGGATACTGCTGCTGTCCAAGAGCACGGGCTGTGAAGAACAAATACATCCATGAGTAAATTCAAGcaccaaaaacattcaaatggaACATTATAAGAATGCTTCCAGGGAAAAGGACAGCTGTACTAATCCAACATTGATGTTCATGGTGTGCAGAGTGTGAGGCTGACCTCTGGTGGTCCATGGAAGGAGTACGAGTAGAGGATGGGCTGGATCATGATAAGCGACTGTGTGAGGTCCTGCCTGACAAAGTGGTGTCTGTAGTATGACGACTCATCGGGGCTGTTGTTGAACACTTGCAGGAAGGGCGACCTCCGCAGGTGGAACATGAACTAGAAAAAAAGATTCACTCATCAATGACCTGTTATTTAAAAATTGTCTTCACTTTTAGAAGCTGACcgcacaaatgaagaaaaacaacatattttctaTTACGTGAAGGCCATagtagttccctgatgcatgTGTaagagggaggggtgaggggaGGAGTCTTTGATTTGTCACAATTTACacgctcaaaaaaaaaagacgtcaCTAATTCTTGCACAGCATTTATTAAGACTTATTGATGTGTGGTTTACCTGTGggtagagagacagagactctgACAGTTTGAAGGATGAAGGATCTTCTTTATTGAACTGGCCAAATTTCTGACACTGAGGTGAAGAGAGACAAAACGTTGTTTAAACAGTGAAAAGAACAGAGAGTCCTTCTTATGTAACCTGACACGTCATTCGCAGCAATAACACAACACGTACACAATCACAGAACTATTCACGCCACACAATTCTAACAATGCAAACTATTTCTTGTTCCACTACCCTGAAAGGAAGGAGGAGTCTGTGTGTGGGAATGTTACTCACCAGGCGGATGAGCTGCCTGTCGAGCCAGCGCAGGACATCGGGTCCTTCCTCTGACTCGGCTCTGAAGACGCCCAGACGAGCCATGAGGACGGCGGCGGCTTCTTGGTCAAACGATGACTCGATGTGCTGAATCTGGGACTGTGCATCTGCCCAGCTTGGGTGGACAcagaaaggagaggaagaagcaagtcagggacagagggagggagggagagagcgggGAGGGAATGTGTAGAGCCACAGGTGAGCGTGGGTGTGTTGTGGAATGACGCATATGCAAAAGGTGTTGTCCTGAAGTGAAAAGGAATGTAAACTTGATTTTGTATTGAAGCTAATATTGATTCTGTCGTGTTCGTGCCCAAAACCTTTTCTCAAACACTAAGTTGCACCCGCAAGGCTCATGAAGCAACGATATGTTAATGGAATAATGGAATAACCACAACCAGTCTCTTACTTCCGGGCGATGGTAGTGACACGTATCCTCCGCTGTGTGTTGGAGTGCTGGTACTGGGTTACAAACTGGATCGCTCCACGGCCGCCCTGGGGTATTGGTGCATTGTGCTAcacgaacacaaacagaggcaACGTGAGATGACAGTTGACAATCATTCCTCGTTTGCATGAGCTGAACAAAtagccttcttcttcttcttcaaggCAGAAACCACACAAAAAGCCACTGTTGGAGCGCTTTACTAAACAATGCCTCTATTCACTTCCTTGGTGTGATTAGCATCAACTTTCATTAATATTCTGTATTCCCCGTCCACTCAGGTTCAAGTCAGTGTCCTTTACCTGATTCACTACTTCAAAATAGAGGCCCAGAGTGGTTGAGGGGCTGAGACCGCACACTTTCCACTGGCTCGTGCCACCAATGCCCATCTCCTACACAAACCAGAGAGAGTACTGTGATGAGTGGTGGTTAGAAGCAGCGATCAGATTATTCAGCGATAAGAGCAAAGGACCCAAATAAGTCAGGTTCTCCTCGGGGCGGCGACTCACATTCTCTGAAACACAGGAGCCTTTTGAGTTGAGTGAAACGCACGGTCCAATGGTTCCACAAACCTTCAGCTCCCTTGATGTctacaaaaaacaagaaaaccacATGAATTTGCATTCTACAGAAGCTTAACtttcaacattattattattattgttattataatgagCTACTGCTTCTTTACCTTGACCTCCATGACACCTCCAAAAGCCATGCGAAAGTCTCCATTATAGTCTTTACTAAAGACTCTCTGGAAGGTTTGCTTGAACAAGGAAGTATTGAAGGAGTCTCCCATCACAATGTGGCCcctgattaaaaaagaaaaatcacagcagatgattaaaatgtttaattattcttttaaatactTCCACACCCTCAAACAATTACGTTATAAAGGTTAACGCACCCAGTGAGATTAGATAAGCACTTCATCTCCAGCAGTCCAGTCTGGTCCAGGGCACAGGCGTAGATGTCAATACAGTGGCCGTTCACTGCTGTACGGTTAGCCATGGCTTCataat from Solea senegalensis isolate Sse05_10M linkage group LG6, IFAPA_SoseM_1, whole genome shotgun sequence harbors:
- the sec23b gene encoding protein transport protein Sec23B is translated as MATYQEFIQQNEDRDGVRFSWNLWPSSRLEATRLVVPVSCLFTPLKERPDLPPVQYEPVLCSRANCKAVLNPLCQVDFRAKIWACNFCFQRNPFPPSYAGISDVNQPAELMPQFSTIEYIVQRGPPTPLIFLYVVDTCLEEEDLQALKESLQMSLSLLPPNALVGLITFGRMVQVHELSCEGIAKSYVFRGTKDLSSKQIQEMLGLTKPAAPGQQGRPVAPQDATATCRFLQPVHRVDMNLTDLLGELQRDPWPVPQGKRPLRSTGVALSVAVGLLEGTYPNTGARVMLFIGGPPTQGPGMVVGDELKTPIRSWHDIQKDNARHLKKATKYYEAMANRTAVNGHCIDIYACALDQTGLLEMKCLSNLTGGHIVMGDSFNTSLFKQTFQRVFSKDYNGDFRMAFGGVMEVKTSRELKVCGTIGPCVSLNSKGSCVSENEMGIGGTSQWKVCGLSPSTTLGLYFEVVNQHNAPIPQGGRGAIQFVTQYQHSNTQRRIRVTTIARNWADAQSQIQHIESSFDQEAAAVLMARLGVFRAESEEGPDVLRWLDRQLIRLCQKFGQFNKEDPSSFKLSESLSLYPQFMFHLRRSPFLQVFNNSPDESSYYRHHFVRQDLTQSLIMIQPILYSYSFHGPPEPVLLDSSSILPDRILLMDTFFQLVIYHGETIAQWRKAGYQDMAEYENFKQLLQAPLDDAQEILQTRFPMPRYIDTEHGGSQARFLLSKVNPSQTHNNLYAWGQETGAPILTDDVSLQVFMDHLKKLAVSSSA